The Branchiostoma floridae strain S238N-H82 chromosome 7, Bfl_VNyyK, whole genome shotgun sequence region TCTCATTGAGAAGTTTAAGACTATCTCACTGAGAATCAAGACTATCTCACTGAGAAGTAAGACTATCTCATTGTATGGATGTACTTCAATAATCACAAGTGCTCAAAGGTCCCATTTTCCACTGCACCAGAATTGACTACTAGCAAGCTAGATTTCCATATTGTTTAATTCTGTATTTTAAATGTCAACCCAAGTGACAGAGGACGCTGgcgagctgccatcaagccccctCATCTACGTGCGTCTAATCCCCAAGGGATGGGGAACAGATATTATACTATTAAACCAAatcgtgagtgagtgagagttcAGAGTGCAAATCATGACCAGACTGTTTCTGTACATGCACATATACTATATCAAGTTGACCTTATTTGTCCAATCACTGATAGCATAGAGTCTAACTGATTATTATCTATTGACCATCAAATTAAATGCAAGATATCAAAGGTCAGGCAGAACAAATGTGCCACAATACTTGTCCTTAGGTACAATGTGTTTACCATGCAAAATTCATATTACATTAATCTCAGCAGTCCTACAAGAGGGACGGCTTTTGTTGAATTGTCGACGTCTTGCAATGCTTTTCTATTGGGTAATACAGTACAACATTACATTTGGATGCAGCAGTGCAAAGCTATATCATCTACAATTGGTCAACTTGAAAAATACCTTACCATATTTCCTATCATTTCTCTTCATTACAGCACAAAAATATACAACTCCACATCAAATCATACTCCCTACAATTACCTTTTAATACAGCTCTACATATCTATATAATAGTTAGATCCATATAATAGTCAGATCTATATTTATAGGTAACTGTATCTTTAGTGTGCAGCATGTAATGTTAGAATGTGAAGAAGTGGTCCCTTTGGTGTCAGTCATTATctggaaaataaaacaacatgcTGTATTAGAAATAAAAGCATGTTCATTGAGGTAAGAAAATTCTATGAACAGGTTTTTGTCTTGGAATTTGGGAAAGAATCTTACTTTTGAATAGAAATGATCTCCTATTGCATTAAGAGTGGAATCTGTGAACATACATATGTAGTCCTGATTAATCATTGTAGTGGCCCTGATTACCATCCAGACTATTTAGATAGAGGTATTAAGAAGTATTTAGAAGTATTAAGAaatttgtaactgttacagtaatttaTTGTGAGAGGTTCTATTGTTAGTGCATGATTGCATGCAATTTGTGTTTTCAAAGCAGTGTTTCCATTCTACCACCTACTGCCACCTATTGTAATGTGTTTTTACTAACCAGTATACGGTTAATACTTTCCCAAGCCACATCATTCGTCTGTCAAAAGACCAAAGAAAAGTTGCCACACATGAGTCAAACACACCAATTAGTAAACAAGAACAAGATGAgctagaaacaaacaaacaaagacatgTAACAACACCAGTGAAATGGTCAAACAGAACTGTACCAAACCTTACAGTTTGTGAATGGCATTTTGTTAAGGTTGACAATTGTGGGGAAAATCTAAATGTACAAATACTATAAAGAATCCAAATTCAAATTTAACCTTGAATGACCTGCTGTAGCACTAATTCTACAGACACAGTCACTTCTAATCTACTAATCTGgtaaacattaaaaacaatggGCTTTGAAGCAAAAAATAGGATAACTACGTTCGACAAGTCACAAGAATGCTGGTTTAACAAATGTCAATACCTTCACAATATGCCCCATCAGCCATCACCAACTGAAGGATCTTGGGATACAGGTGCTCCTTCTCCTTGCCCAGGATCTGACCTACGACCTTTGGTCCTTCAACCATGTTCTCATCCTCATCTTCATGGAAGGCCTGAGGATGTTTTTGAGAAGTAAGAATCAGTAAGGAATGGCAAGAAAGAATTTTGGATATGCTATTGTTTGACAACAGCTATAAAGAATACACAGAGTCTTGATATATTTGTTTACCTGCATTATTCCTTACATATCAGCCAGTTGGGAAGCCAGAGACTCTATAATTAGAACACATACTACTTGATAGATTTAATTTCTGCATGACAGCAATGAAATGTTGTGACATGTTCAGAATGATTGATTACTTACAAGAAAAATGTGCAGACAAAAAATTGTGATAGGAAATATTAGTCTATGCAACAGATAAATTTGAGTTTTCATTGGTGGCAATTCAGCGTAACTTCTTTCCAAGGAACATTTAAATGTAAATCACCCATCACTGCTTCAAAGCAGACCAAtgattttgtttacctggatggcCTTGTACGCCTTGATGAACACATCTGGACCGAGTTCGTCCTCGAGTCGCATTCTGGTCTCCTCCAACCGAGAGAAGACActgtcatcgtcatcatcatcactcagACTGTCTCGCTCATCACTCTCACTGTCTGTagatacaacacaaacaaactgttTATATATGCAACACAGACATACTCATGTAGAaaagaatacatgtaatatgccAATAAATGGAAATATTGCCATGTATAGCTGGCAGGAACAAAGCTGTTACAGCACAATACTGTTGTGGTAAATGCTGGAAAATTAGTACAAACTATAACAATCAGGATGCAAGTTatcaacatacaaacatactaTGGGCTGAAACATGCAAACATATATTGAATATGTAATGTCATTATGAAAGAAACACTGATGATCCTTTTGGAGTGCTAGAAGTACAATAAAAAACATGATGGTTTAGTCATTAGTATTTAGTTAACAATTTACAGGAATTATAATTCAATGAAACTGGTAAACGTAATGACAACTGCTTGGCAAAGACAGACATTGTGGCTCTATGCCTACAGTATCTaaaccagggttctagccagcgtccgtccttctgtcctttgacaaaattttgcagctggggacggacaatTCCGtcctgtgacagacaaaaattggccTGTAATGAtattaaagaaatgaaagatctccagaaattcaGCACAGATGCTATGGAACCAAGCTAACACTactctatcagcaaaatttgcccctcaaaatgcaggaaatagtgtttcaaaggggatggatttcaaaatttcccctgGATACCCTAAGATCATTGTGCTTCCGTGCTTGACaaaatttccattcaaaatccagggaatggcaaaaaaaattcaggctggctagaacactgatctAAACTCATGATCAAGTAACCTTTGGAGTCCTCTAGAGCCTGTCTAAGTAAAGTAAGGAATGTTTTCTCCTCGTCCTCCTCTATATCCTCATCAGCAGTGGACCAGTAGTCCTCCGGGCTCCCCCTAGCTGATGACAGGTGAAGTACAGGTAAGCCAGGAAGATGAAGGACAGGAAGAGGATTTTCTATACATAAAAATAGAATGGAAAACTGAACTAAGAACTGGAGGAAATAGCAGAATAGGAACAGAAGACAAGAAGGTCTTAGGGAGCTTTAATTTAGTTTTTATATGTAGAACAGTCTGCAAACTTTGCATAAAAGAAATCAAAGGTTGCTCTTCgtacaaaaattacaaacatgAGAAAATAATGACTGTACCAGATTGCCACTCTTCATTAAGGGGTTCTGCAGGGCTGGAACGACTgtcatcatcttcctcctcctcccctcCCTCCGCTCCCTCTGCTGTCTCTGTCGTGTCCACATCCTTCTCATCCATGTTGTCAGCTGTGTCCTCCGCCTCGTCACCCCCCTCCTCACctggaattgaaaaaaaattcccttTAAGGTCTGTGTTCCTGTAACTGTAAACTTTGGgcatgatatgtacatgtacatagtcacTTTGGCTCTTTTTTCTAATCTGTAGATCTTCTGTGCTGATCAGTTCATGCTGTTAGTTAATGTAAGTTCAAACCTAGCAATAGAAGATCAAGGGGGCCAAGAACCCTTCCCTGAGGTACCCACCACTTGTGCTGTCCTCCAGTAGATTTTCCATGGACTCCTTCATCTTGTAGTAGTCCTGTAGGTCCTCCCCTTCATCACTTGCATCCTTCTCTTCACTGAAAGGTATAAAGGCACAAAAGTCAGTCCAACAAACTAAACAATACAGAATGATGTATACAGTGCAGTCAGgaacaagttttcacaaaataGTTCCACTTAACAGACTTCAGCATTATGTCTTTGGATAAGTACTcaacacctatttcctcactcggATAAGGTGAAAATTAGTGCCTAGCTTGGGTTAGGGATGTCCACTCAAATGGGATGTAAAGCTGTAGGACCCATGCTTGAGGAGTGCCCCACCTCTAGCAAGAAACTTAAGAAACTTTTCACATTTCCCTGTTGTGTGAGTGTATCAAGCCTATAAAGTCTGGTCTTACTGTAGAACAATTATTCAGAACAATACTCACCCCTCTGGCTTCTCTTCCCCCTCTGCCTCATCATCTGCATCATCCATGGACAGGCGATGGTCCTCTCCCAGCGGTGTGCCGACATCACCAAGCCCAAGTGAGGCACGGACGGACGCATGTGCGTGCATCTCATCAAAGAACGGGTTGAGAGCGATGTCTGTCTTGAACAGGCTGCTCAGGTCAGGCATGGAACATGTCCGCAACATCTGCAAAACGATTCACGAAAGATTCAAAGTTAATCCCAACATTTCCTTCAGCTGAATGTAGTGCAACATATATTTTTAAATGCCACCTAGCAAAACTGAAAAGTATTGCAGCCAAACACAATACAGTTACAGGCATGTTTCACTTTCTCAGACATATTGCACATGATTGACAATACCACTGCACAtgatgcacaatataatttccctacttatcatcatcatcttttgtACTGCTGAGCTCGCTGAAAAGCGGATTACTAGCAGCTGCGCAAACAAAGGGACGAATGGGGAAAGACGTAGACATGTTATAAATAGTTATGTTGCATAACATAGTAAAACTGACCTTGACATTAGGGGAGTCGAAACATCCTGTAGACAGCCCTTCCAGAATCCCTGCTCCTTTTGCTGTTTCATAACTGTGATGGAACATGAAATAAACAATAAGTTCGAGGTACAACTGTCATCACAAACaatgtcattttgaaaaaagaataaaaaacattttgaactgCATCATACTTACAATGACACTTCCTCGAGTTTCAAGTCATcgtcttcttcttgtttttgttcttgCTGCTCCTTAGGTTGCACTTTGGTGAACAGAGGTTTTGCATCTGGGGTTAGATTGGCCAAAAAAAGAAGTCTGATATGGGTGCCATGCAAAACAGTGCATTACAAGACATAAGAGTGCAAAAGACAAGAACAGAAAAGTTATTGACATCAAATCATGTGCCATGATTTCAAGATTAACTGccatacaaaaagaaaaattatttaCGAAAAGTACACACCTAGTGTATATTGTAAATGCTTTTTCTTTAATATCATCTATCATGTAAGTACAAGAATTAGACAACAGTATGTATGTTGCTTTGCACTACATTATTCAGTAGCTTCATACATACAAACCTTTAGTGGGAGTGACCACTCTAGGACTGACAGACTTCGCCCTTGGAGCAGTACCTTCCTTGTCTTCTTTGGTGGGGGTTTTGGCCTGTTCTTCCccaggggtgggggtgggtgcGTCCTCCTGTGTGGGGCTGGACACCGCAGATTTGGGGCTGGCAGATTTGGGCCGTGGGGACGCGTCAGGCTTGACTAACGGTGAGGTTGGTCTGGGGCTGGCCGACTTTGGCCTTGGAGAACGTTGGGTCTTACCATCATCCACAGGAGTGGGAAGTTTCTCAGACTTGTCTGAAACATAACAAGATCCTTTAATGGGGAAGTTTTGTCATGCATATCACTGAAATTTCATTACACTATAGAGCAAGATAACCTAAAACGTTAGCTTCTAAATCTACGTATCAAAATAATATACTTAAAATCAGTTCTACCTTTGCTGTCAGTTTCATCCTCTCCTGCCCATGCACCCTTTGTCTTGGGCAGACTGTCCTTAGGTTCAGTTTTGACACCTTCCTCTGTTGAGACCACCTCTACCCCATCATCCTCTGTAGTTCCAGCCTGGTTGATGGTGATAGTCTTGCCGATAGGGCTGGCAGCATTCTGTATTGTAATGGTAGCCTTGCCAACAGGCGTCTTGGGCTTCACCACATGGGTGCCCACCAGTGGAGACTTGGAGGGTGCTGAGCCATCTGGCTTGTCTGAGAAAGAGGCATCAAAAAGGCATGAAATTTATGACTAAAGTGCATAGTAATCTATAGCAGTATGTTGTAGGAACCTTCAAAAGTATGAGACATATTTGGATCTTATTAATGTGATAACAAAGGGCcagtgaaatactgtaaatgcagaaatgttcgcggtggattaattttggttttcgcggtgaccacttcaccgcaaacttaaaaccactgcgaacatttttctatcatggtattaaactgcagtctatggcgttaccgcgaaattaaaaccaccgcgaaaagtccttttccccgctactgcgaaattaaaagcatttacagtaaaatatCCTCTATCATTCACATAAAAGTTTGTCTTTTTTGATGACATCTACCAATATTAATTGTAATCTTCGAGTCAAATGTCTACATGTGTACTCTTTGGATCACAACATCACAGAAACGAATCCCTCATTGGTTGGCATGGCTATGAGTCCTTTTTGTGAGGTCACATCAGTCTGTTGCTAGTTTATCAAACCAAAGAGCATACAATAGACAATTTGTTCAAAGATAACATACAACTAGATTTTCCAGAAAAGAGGAGTTACTctttggatatgattttggaaatggtcagacgtttcagacaaccattcggtgtctttcatcagtgacactgtgtcactgttaCTTGGTATCACAAGCTGCCACACTTACCCTCGCCCTTCCCCAGAGGAATGGTGAACTTGACCCCCTTCTGTTCCTCCTGACTCTCCTGGTCCTCCAGCTCCCCCTGGTACCCCTGTAACAGGGCCATGGTGTCCTCGTTTAGCTCCGCCTCCTGTAGCACGCGCAGCGCCGTGTTCGCCGGCCCGCCCCAGCGCTTACGGTTGTCGTCCTTCGCTATTCCGGCAGGGTCGGGCTGTCCCCACTTCTTTCTCTCCGCTCCGCCCGCTTTGTTGAATACAAGCACCTTGTCTTCTGCACTAGTGGCTAGATGGGACCAAAAATCATTCATGTTGTTAAATGATAAGAAATTACAAATGGCATATTACATGttgttaacaaaaaaaaaaacccagcaaGACAAAAGCATCAATATAAGAAAAATGCACTATACTGTGCCCTGCTTTTTGCAGACAACTTAAACACCTTAACCAAAGTAGGAAGTTCTTGTATATCTGTGCATTTCAATAAACAGTGCGGTCTTAAAAATTAATAGATACCAATGATTCTCcttcccaaaaaaaaaaaaaactaattataATTGGTAGACTAGTAGTAAGtatttgcatgattttgttCCATGAAAAAGTTAGGTTGCTTACCCTCCATATGTGAGGCCGTCTGCTCCAGAGTCATGGCTATCAGAGGGCTAACAGGCTTGGCTGGCCCTGCCCCCCACTTCTTCCTGTCACCACCGTTATCATTGGCCAGGTCAGGAGGGTTCAAGTTCAACCTCTTCAGgatcttctctttctctttcttcagCGGGGAGGTGTCTTCGGCCTCCTTCACATCACCCTGATTTTATAAGAATCATTTTAGCTTCAACACATGTACCATGTCTTCAAGTAGAGTTATCGATCTAGGAATGAGGGATGAGGTGTTCTATAATTGATTCTTCCCTAGAACTTCCATAGAGCAGGACAGCAGGAGCTTCCTCAccagatagctttaaacaatgcttACAGCTAAATGTggaaaggttaggtgtgacaagttgttcagtgtaatacagCCAGCAGCTGCCATGCTGCATGCCTGCAAAATTGGTACATGAAGAGTGGTTGTTTCGGCTATACAAATACATAGTATACTTACGCAAGCAGCGGAATTTCTATTGTGTAGAATAATGAAAAAGATAAGTTCTTCACAAGTACCTGTATGTGATACCGTAAGATAACGCATATGTAGCcaatacaaacacatcaaaaaGTCAAATACTCACAGCTCCCACATTCTCCAATGCAGCAGTAAGCCCCACCACTGTAGAAAATAAAGTGTTTATTTCTAAATCAATACATATTTGCATGGTTATGACAGCAAAATGTCTAACTTAATAAATTTTCAGTTTTATAAAAGAAGATAACAGGAGAGTACTGCTAAGAAATACAAATTTGCATGGTTATGACAGCAAAAATGTCTAACTAAATTTTCAGTTTTATAAAAGTAGATGACAGGAGAGTACTACTAAAAAATGAGAATTAAAATTGGTACCTGGTCCCTTGAATCCTTCAGGTATTTTTGGTGGTACACCATAGGGTACAGCcctaaaacaaaagaagaatCACTCAATTTCTTTGCTGTAAATCAAGTAGGTTGGAAGTGAGGTGTCACTGAAGACAAATTCAAGGTTTTCCTAAAAACACTAACTTTTAGGAATATAGACTAATATTCACATTGGTAAGTCTAAGATTGCCACTTAATAATTTAGCCtgacaaaatgtatttatggTTTATACACTGACCTGTTTTCTGGCCTATCCTTTTGTTGGACCCTGGACcgtctctctttctctgctgcatccctcctcttcttctccagctGTTCTTTCAGCTGCTGGGCTCGCTCGTCTGCCTGGGCCTGTAAAAGGGAAAAGTATATTAAACAAATtcaagaaaaagagagaaaaccACTAACTCTATAGAAATGGATAAAATCTGACAAAAGCTGTAATAAAACAGTACTATATATTAATCTCTAATAGAATATGTCTGTACTCTTCATGGTCTATATGAATCCTTAAGACCTTACATCCTTGTGGCGTATTTGTATAAGTGGACAAGTTTTCATCTTACCCTCAGTGCCTctatcttttttcttcttgcaTCAGCATCAAATCGAGGGTCTGGCACGGCCTAGAACAAAACATGACACTGAATGTGAGTACATCTAAATGTAATTGATAATTTCTTTACAGACTTTTATAGGATTTCTTTTACTTTCCAGGATATAACACAACCACAGACTGGTAGAAACAGATCTAACACTGGACATTGTGTTTATGGTTGGATTATCTATTGTCTTGTGCCTACCGACACAGGTGTAGCTGCGGGCGCTCCTCCTGCCAGGGCTCTGCGCTCGTTGAAGTTCTGCAGGCGGATCTGCCTCAGTCTGGCCAGGTACTCCTGCTCCTGATGGTTCCGCCCCTCCACAGCAGACCAGGGGCGCTTCTGGCCCTCTCCTGAACAAGGTTAAAGGTTATGTGATAAATCAGCTGTCATTAGCTGCATGTTAAAACCTGCTTTGGGACTTTTGTATtaacaaaaattaaaagaaaactgaGACATAAGAAAAGCAAAGTTttacaaagtacaaatgtaacactctacatgtactatcaatTTTTGTTCACCCCTCCTTACCTGGTTGGTCTGGCCTGCTCACCCCTGCAGAGACTGGTCTGGCCCACTCGGCCTGCCCGCGAGCCTTGTTCTTAGCAGCCTCTCGCTTCCGCTGTAAGAACTCATCCACAACCCTGCCTCTGTCTGCTGCCTGGGCACCGAGCAACCTGCAAATGATCAATGAATACAAATACCACTGTTTTACCTTGCAATCAAAGACAAGTATTTTTTAATAGTACATTTTGGGCATAC contains the following coding sequences:
- the LOC118418765 gene encoding serine/threonine-protein kinase Nek1-like isoform X2; this encodes MEKYQKLKRIGEGSFGKALLVRNKKDGKQYVIKEISITKMSPKERQEARREVTVLSKMKHTNIVSYQESFEEIGNLYIVMDFCDGGDLYQRINAQRGILFQEDQVMNWFVQLCLALKHVHDRKILHRDIKSQNIFLMRDGAIKLGDFGIARVLNNTMELARTCIGTPYYLSPEMCENRPYNNKSDIWALGCVLYEMCTLKHAFEAGNMKNLVLKIIRGSYPPVSPRYSYELRNLVAQLFKRNPRDRPSINSILRKNFISKRIEKFLSQAEFQEEFSHTVLHKQHPLAAKPPVRAAQKPVAVGPRVSDPAAKYGVPLAGKRPQAGARKPGDNVRRLSAAEERQRELERKRKELVEREARRRQKVKEQEERVRQHQQKLSEKKRMEHINQAREQGWRFTLLGSNENKPAEDNKDNQDDKKKKPSAAAAGGPVFKKPLGPKPLRERGNYEEYHAYLDKLEKQQKESQFEPKVAPAVKPYEGWPDKNAVRRELERGAAQAQDRARQGAADKLLGAQAADRGRVVDEFLQRKREAAKNKARGQAEWARPVSAGVSRPDQPGEGQKRPWSAVEGRNHQEQEYLARLRQIRLQNFNERRALAGGAPAATPVSAVPDPRFDADARRKKIEALRAQADERAQQLKEQLEKKRRDAAEKERRSRVQQKDRPENRAVPYGVPPKIPEGFKGPVVGLTAALENVGAGDVKEAEDTSPLKKEKEKILKRLNLNPPDLANDNGGDRKKWGAGPAKPVSPLIAMTLEQTASHMEATSAEDKVLVFNKAGGAERKKWGQPDPAGIAKDDNRKRWGGPANTALRVLQEAELNEDTMALLQGYQGELEDQESQEEQKGVKFTIPLGKGEDKPDGSAPSKSPLVGTHVVKPKTPVGKATITIQNAASPIGKTITINQAGTTEDDGVEVVSTEEGVKTEPKDSLPKTKGAWAGEDETDSKDKSEKLPTPVDDGKTQRSPRPKSASPRPTSPLVKPDASPRPKSASPKSAVSSPTQEDAPTPTPGEEQAKTPTKEDKEGTAPRAKSVSPRVVTPTKDAKPLFTKVQPKEQQEQKQEEDDDLKLEEVSFYETAKGAGILEGLSTGCFDSPNVKMLRTCSMPDLSSLFKTDIALNPFFDEMHAHASVRASLGLGDVGTPLGEDHRLSMDDADDEAEGEEKPEGEEKDASDEGEDLQDYYKMKESMENLLEDSTSGEEGGDEAEDTADNMDEKDVDTTETAEGAEGGEEEEDDDSRSSPAEPLNEEWQSENPLPVLHLPGLPVLHLSSARGSPEDYWSTADEDIEEDEEKTFLTLLRQALEDSKDSESDERDSLSDDDDDDSVFSRLEETRMRLEDELGPDVFIKAYKAIQAFHEDEDENMVEGPKVVGQILGKEKEHLYPKILQLVMADGAYCEDE
- the LOC118418765 gene encoding serine/threonine-protein kinase Nek1-like isoform X6 is translated as MEKYQKLKRIGEGSFGKALLVRNKKDGKQYVIKEISITKMSPKERQEARREVTVLSKMKHTNIVSYQESFEEIGNLYIVMDFCDGGDLYQRINAQRGILFQEDQVMNWFVQLCLALKHVHDRKILHRDIKSQNIFLMRDGAIKLGDFGIARVLNNTMELARTCIGTPYYLSPEMCENRPYNNKSDIWALGCVLYEMCTLKHAFEAGNMKNLVLKIIRGSYPPVSPRYSYELRNLVAQLFKRNPRDRPSINSILRKNFISKRIEKFLSQAEFQEEFSHTVLHKQHPLAAKPPVRAAQKPVAVGPRVSDPAAKYGVPLAGKRPQAGARKPGDNVRRLSAAEERQRELERKRKELVEREARRRQKVKEQEERVRQHQQKLSEKKRMEHINQAREQGWRFTLLGSNENKPAEDNKDNQDDKKKKPSAAAAGGPVFKKPLGPKPLRERGNYEEYHAYLDKLEKQQKESQFEPKVAPAVKPYEGWPDKNAVRRELERGAAQAQDRARQGAADKLLGAQAADRGRVVDEFLQRKREAAKNKARGQAEWARPVSAGVSRPDQPGEGQKRPWSAVEGRNHQEQEYLARLRQIRLQNFNERRALAGGAPAATPVSAVPDPRFDADARRKKIEALRAQADERAQQLKEQLEKKRRDAAEKERRSRVQQKDRPENRAVPYGVPPKIPEGFKGPVVGLTAALENVGAGDVKEAEDTSPLKKEKEKILKRLNLNPPDLANDNGGDRKKWGAGPAKPVSPLIAMTLEQTASHMEATSAEDKVLVFNKAGGAERKKWGQPDPAGIAKDDNRKRWGGPANTALRVLQEAELNEDTMALLQGYQGELEDQESQEEQKGVKFTIPLGKGEDKPDGSAPSKSPLVGTHVVKPKTPVGKATITIQNAASPIGKTITINQAGTTEDDGVEVVSTEEGVKTEPKDSLPKTKGAWAGEDETDSKDKSEKLPTPVDDGKTQRSPRPKSASPRPTSPLVKPDASPRPKSASPKSAVSSPTQEDAPTPTPGEEQAKTPTKEDKEGTAPRAKSVSPRVVTPTKDAKPLFTKVQPKEQQEQKQEEDDDLKLEEVSFYETAKGAGILEGLSTGCFDSPNVKMLRTCSMPDLSSLFKTDIALNPFFDEMHAHASVRASLGLGDVGTPLGEDHRLSMDDADDEAEGEEKPEGEEKDASDEGEDLQDYYKMKESMENLLEDSTSGEEGGDEAEDTADNMDEKDVDTTETAEGAEGGEEEEDDDSRSSPAEPLNEEWQSDSESDERDSLSDDDDDDSVFSRLEETRMRLEDELGPDVFIKAYKAIQAFHEDEDENMVEGPKVVGQILGKEKEHLYPKILQLVMADGAYCEDND